The proteins below are encoded in one region of Pseudomonas putida S13.1.2:
- the xerD gene encoding site-specific tyrosine recombinase XerD: MPALDHPLIDQFLDALWLEKGLSDNTRVSYRSDLALFNGWLQEHSVSLPDAGRDLILDHLAWRLDQGYKPRSTARFLSGLRGFFRYLLREKLVAIDPTLQVDMPQLGKPLPKSLSEADVEALLQAPDLGEAIGQRDRAMLEVLYACGLRVTELVSLTLDQVNLRQGVLRVMGKGSKERLVPMGEEAVVWLERYQRDGRAELLNGRPSDVLFPSQRGEQMTRQTFWHRIKHHARVAGIDKPLSPHTLRHAFATHLLNHGADLRVVQMLLGHSDLSTTQIYTHVAKARLQQLHAQHHPRG, encoded by the coding sequence ATGCCCGCCCTAGACCACCCCCTGATCGACCAGTTTCTCGACGCCCTGTGGCTTGAAAAAGGCCTGTCCGACAACACCCGCGTGTCCTATCGCAGCGATCTGGCACTGTTTAACGGGTGGCTGCAGGAGCATTCGGTTTCCCTGCCCGATGCCGGCCGTGACCTGATCCTCGACCACCTGGCCTGGCGCCTCGACCAGGGTTACAAGCCGCGCTCCACCGCGCGCTTCCTGTCTGGCCTGCGCGGTTTCTTCCGCTACCTGCTGCGGGAAAAGCTGGTAGCGATTGACCCGACCCTGCAGGTCGACATGCCGCAACTGGGCAAGCCGCTGCCCAAGTCGTTGTCCGAAGCCGACGTGGAAGCCCTGTTGCAGGCCCCGGACCTGGGCGAAGCCATCGGCCAGCGTGACCGGGCCATGCTCGAAGTGCTCTATGCCTGCGGACTGCGCGTCACCGAACTGGTCAGCCTGACCCTCGACCAGGTCAACCTGCGCCAAGGTGTGCTGCGGGTGATGGGCAAGGGCAGCAAGGAGCGCCTGGTGCCCATGGGCGAAGAAGCGGTCGTGTGGCTGGAGCGCTACCAGCGCGATGGCCGCGCCGAGTTGCTCAATGGCCGCCCCAGCGACGTGCTGTTCCCCAGCCAGCGCGGCGAACAGATGACCCGCCAGACCTTCTGGCACCGCATCAAGCACCATGCCCGGGTGGCAGGTATCGACAAACCGCTGTCGCCGCACACGTTGCGCCATGCGTTCGCCACCCACTTGCTCAACCATGGTGCTGACCTGCGCGTGGTGCAGATGCTGCTCGGCCACAGCGACCTGTCGACTACCCAGATCTACACCCACGTTGCCAAAGCCCGCTTGCAGCAGTTGCACGCGCAGCACCACCCGCGTGGATGA
- a CDS encoding acyl-CoA thioesterase: protein MTTRDQEIQRRTELSVTRVTKAVFPNTTNHHNTLFGGTALAWMDEVSFIAATRFCRLPLVTVSTDRIDFKHPIPAGSIVELVGSVIKVGNTSLQVQVDVFVENMYLDGRERAIHGVFSFVAIDEDKRPVPVLPQA, encoded by the coding sequence ATGACTACCCGAGACCAGGAAATCCAGCGCCGCACCGAGTTGTCGGTGACCCGCGTGACCAAGGCGGTGTTCCCCAACACCACCAACCACCACAACACCCTGTTCGGCGGCACCGCCCTGGCCTGGATGGACGAAGTGTCGTTCATTGCCGCCACGCGCTTCTGTCGCCTGCCGCTGGTGACCGTGTCCACTGACCGCATCGACTTCAAGCACCCGATCCCGGCGGGCTCGATCGTCGAGTTGGTGGGCTCGGTGATCAAGGTCGGCAATACCAGCCTGCAGGTGCAGGTGGACGTGTTTGTCGAGAACATGTACCTGGACGGCCGTGAGCGGGCGATCCACGGGGTGTTCAGCTTTGTCGCCATCGACGAGGACAAGCGCCCGGTGCCCGTTTTGCCCCAGGCCTGA
- the rplS gene encoding 50S ribosomal protein L19, which produces MTNKIIQQLEAEQMSKEIPTFAPGDTVVVQVKVKEGERSRLQAFEGVVIAKRNRGLNSAFTVRKISSGVGVERTFQTYSPQIDSLAVKRRGDVRKAKLYYLRDLSGKAARIKEKLS; this is translated from the coding sequence ATGACCAACAAGATCATCCAGCAGCTCGAAGCCGAGCAGATGAGCAAGGAAATCCCGACCTTCGCACCAGGCGACACCGTTGTTGTCCAGGTTAAAGTGAAGGAAGGTGAGCGTTCCCGTCTGCAGGCGTTCGAAGGCGTTGTTATCGCCAAGCGTAACCGCGGTCTGAACAGCGCCTTCACCGTGCGCAAGATCTCCAGCGGCGTTGGCGTAGAGCGTACCTTCCAGACCTACAGCCCGCAAATCGACAGCCTGGCCGTGAAACGTCGTGGTGACGTGCGTAAAGCCAAGCTGTACTACCTGCGCGACCTGTCCGGCAAAGCCGCTCGCATCAAGGAAAAACTGTCCTGA
- the trmD gene encoding tRNA (guanosine(37)-N1)-methyltransferase TrmD — MGNLRVDVITLFPEMFSAITEYGITSRAVKQGLLQVTCWNPRDYTTDRHHTVDDRPFGGGPGMVMKIKPLEDALVSARQATGAAAKVIYLSPQGRKLTQQAVKGLAEQESLILIAGRYEGIDERFIEAHVDEEWSIGDYVLSGGELPAMVLIDAVTRLLPGALGHVDSAEEDSFTDGLLDCPHYTRPEVYADQRVPDVLLSGNHAHIRRWRMKQSLGRTFERRADLLESRSLSGEEKKLLEEYLRERDDS; from the coding sequence ATGGGTAACCTTCGCGTAGACGTCATCACGTTGTTCCCCGAGATGTTCTCGGCCATCACGGAGTACGGCATTACCAGCCGCGCGGTGAAACAGGGGTTGCTTCAGGTGACTTGCTGGAACCCGCGGGACTACACCACAGATCGTCACCACACGGTAGATGATCGGCCGTTTGGCGGTGGTCCGGGCATGGTGATGAAAATCAAGCCTCTGGAAGACGCCCTGGTTAGCGCCAGGCAAGCGACTGGAGCTGCGGCGAAGGTGATCTACCTCTCGCCACAAGGCCGCAAGCTGACTCAGCAGGCGGTCAAAGGCCTGGCCGAACAGGAATCGTTGATCCTGATCGCCGGTCGTTATGAAGGCATCGACGAGCGCTTTATCGAGGCTCATGTCGATGAGGAGTGGTCGATTGGCGACTATGTGCTTTCCGGTGGCGAGCTGCCGGCCATGGTACTGATCGATGCGGTTACACGGCTGCTGCCCGGAGCTTTAGGGCATGTGGACTCGGCGGAAGAAGATTCCTTCACCGACGGTCTGCTGGATTGCCCGCACTACACCCGACCTGAGGTGTATGCGGATCAGCGTGTTCCCGACGTGTTGCTAAGTGGCAACCATGCACATATCCGGCGTTGGAGGATGAAGCAGTCCCTTGGTAGGACCTTCGAACGACGCGCCGATCTTCTGGAAAGTCGCTCGCTTTCTGGAGAAGAGAAGAAGCTGCTCGAGGAATACCTCCGCGAGCGGGACGATAGTTAA
- the rimM gene encoding ribosome maturation factor RimM (Essential for efficient processing of 16S rRNA), with translation MNATPEKADDLIVVGKIFSVHGVRGEVKVYSFTDPIENLLDYPGWTLRHEGKVKQVELVSGRGSQKGLVVKLKGLDDRDEARLLSGYEICIARSLLPNLAADEYYWYQLVGLKVINQDEQLFGKVDHLLETGANDVMVVKPCAGSLDDRERLLPYTAQCVLDVDLEAGVMRVEWDADF, from the coding sequence ATGAACGCGACGCCAGAAAAGGCTGACGACCTCATCGTCGTTGGCAAGATTTTTTCGGTTCACGGCGTTCGCGGCGAGGTGAAGGTGTATTCCTTTACCGATCCGATTGAAAACCTGTTGGATTATCCCGGCTGGACGCTTCGGCACGAAGGCAAGGTAAAGCAGGTCGAGCTGGTCAGCGGTCGTGGCTCCCAAAAGGGCCTGGTCGTGAAACTGAAAGGCCTCGATGATCGTGATGAAGCCCGTCTTCTGAGCGGTTACGAAATCTGCATTGCGCGGAGCCTTTTGCCCAACCTGGCTGCCGACGAGTACTACTGGTACCAGTTGGTAGGTCTGAAGGTCATCAACCAGGACGAACAGCTGTTCGGCAAGGTCGATCACCTGTTGGAGACCGGTGCGAACGATGTAATGGTGGTCAAGCCCTGCGCAGGCAGCCTGGATGATCGCGAGCGTCTGTTGCCCTACACGGCGCAATGCGTGCTCGACGTCGACCTGGAAGCAGGCGTGATGCGGGTTGAATGGGACGCGGACTTCTAA
- the rpsP gene encoding 30S ribosomal protein S16: MVTIRLARGGSKKRPFYHLTVTNSRNARDGRFVERVGFFNPIASGAEVKLSVNQERVTYWLSQGAQPSERVAQLLKDAAKAAA, from the coding sequence ATGGTAACCATTCGTCTGGCCCGTGGCGGCTCGAAAAAGCGCCCATTCTACCACCTGACCGTGACCAACTCGCGTAACGCCCGTGACGGCCGTTTCGTTGAGCGCGTTGGCTTCTTCAACCCGATCGCATCGGGCGCCGAAGTCAAGCTGTCGGTCAACCAAGAGCGCGTCACCTACTGGCTGAGCCAGGGCGCACAGCCGTCTGAGCGTGTTGCTCAGCTGCTGAAGGACGCTGCCAAGGCCGCTGCCTGA
- the ffh gene encoding signal recognition particle protein, translating to MFENLTDRLSQTLRHVTGKAKLTEDNIKDTLREVRMALLEADVALPVVKDFVNSVKERAVGTEVSRSLTPGQAFVKIVQAELESLMGAANEDLALNAAPPAVVLMAGLQGAGKTTTAGKLARFLKERKKKSVMVVSADVYRPAAIKQLETLANDIGVTFFPSDISQKPVAIAEAAIREAKLKFIDVVIVDTAGRLHIDADMMDEIKALHAAVKPIETLFVVDAMTGQDAANTAKAFGEALPLTGVVLTKVDGDARGGAALSVRAITGKPIKFIGMGEKTEALEPFHPDRVASRILGMGDVLSLIEQAEQTIDKAKADKLAKKLKKGKGFDLEDFRDQLQQMKNMGGLGGLMDKLPSIGGVNLSQMGNAQGAAEKQFKQMEAIINSMTPAERRDPDLISGSRKRRIALGSGTQVQDIGRLIKQHKQMQKMMKKFSAKGGMAKMMRGLGGMLPGGGMPKL from the coding sequence ATGTTCGAAAACCTGACCGACCGCCTGTCACAGACGCTGCGCCATGTCACCGGCAAGGCCAAGCTGACCGAAGACAACATCAAGGACACGCTGCGCGAAGTGCGCATGGCCCTGCTCGAGGCCGACGTTGCCCTGCCGGTGGTGAAGGATTTCGTCAATAGCGTCAAGGAACGTGCGGTCGGCACCGAAGTGTCGCGCAGCCTGACCCCGGGCCAGGCGTTCGTGAAGATCGTCCAGGCCGAGCTGGAAAGCCTGATGGGCGCGGCCAACGAAGACCTCGCGCTCAATGCTGCGCCGCCTGCCGTGGTGCTGATGGCCGGCCTGCAGGGCGCCGGTAAGACAACCACCGCCGGCAAGCTGGCGCGCTTCCTTAAAGAGCGCAAGAAAAAGAGCGTGATGGTGGTGTCCGCCGACGTCTACCGTCCGGCGGCGATCAAGCAGCTGGAAACCCTGGCCAACGACATCGGCGTCACCTTCTTCCCGTCCGACATCAGCCAGAAGCCGGTGGCCATTGCCGAAGCGGCCATCCGTGAAGCCAAGCTGAAGTTCATCGATGTGGTCATCGTCGACACCGCCGGCCGTCTGCACATCGACGCCGACATGATGGACGAGATCAAGGCGCTGCACGCAGCAGTCAAGCCGATCGAGACGCTGTTCGTGGTCGACGCCATGACCGGCCAGGACGCCGCCAACACTGCCAAGGCCTTTGGCGAGGCCCTGCCGCTGACCGGCGTGGTGCTGACCAAGGTTGACGGTGACGCCCGTGGCGGTGCTGCGCTGTCGGTGCGTGCCATTACCGGCAAGCCGATCAAGTTCATCGGTATGGGTGAGAAGACCGAGGCCCTCGAGCCGTTCCACCCCGACCGCGTCGCTTCGCGCATCCTCGGCATGGGCGACGTGCTCAGCCTGATCGAGCAGGCCGAGCAGACCATCGACAAGGCCAAGGCCGACAAGCTGGCCAAGAAGCTGAAGAAGGGCAAGGGCTTCGACCTCGAAGACTTCCGCGACCAGCTGCAACAGATGAAGAACATGGGCGGCCTGGGCGGCCTGATGGACAAGCTGCCGAGCATCGGCGGGGTCAACCTGTCGCAGATGGGCAACGCCCAGGGCGCGGCCGAGAAGCAGTTCAAGCAGATGGAAGCCATCATCAACTCCATGACCCCGGCCGAGCGCCGCGACCCTGACCTGATCAGTGGTTCGCGCAAGCGCCGTATCGCCCTGGGTTCCGGTACCCAGGTGCAGGACATCGGCCGGCTGATCAAGCAGCACAAGCAAATGCAGAAGATGATGAAGAAATTTTCCGCCAAAGGCGGCATGGCCAAGATGATGCGTGGCCTGGGCGGGATGCTGCCAGGCGGCGGCATGCCGAAGCTGTAA
- a CDS encoding cytochrome C assembly family protein: protein MVSSPSLIPNLIAAGLYIAAAIYQGSHLAQGRKSDKRLLVLLGTFAVLAQAGALYFQLITPLGLSLDFFSAASLIAVAVIGLTLLACLRIPVENLLVLLFPLGAVTALLAQFAPPGTVPLINEEPGILAHILLSILAYGLFTIAVFQSLLLLLQDHQLKNKHPSGLIRNFPPLQTMESLLFGFLWAGWCLLSLSLISGWLFLDNLFAQHLVHKTLLACVAWVVFSVLLWGRTRLGWRGHKAIRWTLAGFCLLMLAYFGSKLVREFILHI, encoded by the coding sequence ATGGTCTCCTCTCCCAGCCTCATCCCCAACCTGATCGCTGCCGGCCTATATATAGCGGCGGCCATCTACCAGGGCTCGCACCTGGCCCAGGGCCGCAAGTCCGACAAGCGCCTGCTCGTCCTGCTGGGTACCTTCGCGGTGCTCGCCCAGGCCGGTGCGCTGTACTTCCAGCTGATCACCCCGCTGGGCCTGAGCCTGGATTTCTTCAGCGCCGCCAGCCTGATCGCCGTGGCCGTCATCGGCCTGACCCTGCTGGCCTGCCTGCGCATACCGGTCGAAAACCTGCTGGTGCTGCTGTTCCCGCTGGGTGCGGTCACCGCGCTGCTGGCGCAGTTTGCACCACCTGGCACCGTACCGCTGATCAACGAAGAGCCGGGCATCCTCGCGCATATCCTGCTGTCGATCCTGGCGTACGGGCTGTTCACCATCGCGGTGTTCCAGTCGCTGCTGTTGCTGCTGCAGGACCACCAGCTGAAGAACAAGCACCCGTCCGGGCTGATCCGCAATTTCCCGCCCCTGCAAACCATGGAAAGCCTGCTGTTCGGCTTTCTCTGGGCCGGCTGGTGCCTGCTGTCGCTGTCGCTGATCTCCGGCTGGCTGTTCCTCGACAACCTGTTCGCCCAGCACCTGGTACACAAGACCTTGCTGGCCTGTGTCGCCTGGGTGGTGTTCAGCGTACTGCTGTGGGGCCGCACCCGCCTGGGCTGGCGTGGCCACAAGGCCATCCGCTGGACGCTGGCCGGTTTCTGCCTGCTGATGCTGGCCTATTTCGGCAGCAAGCTGGTTCGCGAATTCATCCTGCATATCTGA
- a CDS encoding transporter associated domain-containing protein yields MDTLPYAPLFGTLALALLWSALFTTVDAARLQLNGTLRPHEDGQPVLPAQALVLCASLGKLLVLGLACLVGQRHSGEHGFWLAGLAAALTLLVFAEYLPRRLARRNPQACVNLGTSLLKVPLALMQPVACLLDGFAKLLLRPFRVQPTAVALHPQEADDFDEDEEHETPRHGLLDGLQSLDKITVNDILVPRNEVDGINLDEPIERIIEQLIVSRHTRLPVYHNDINQVEAILNTKLISHLLPKGELTLEALHGACYEPYFVPESTPLQMQLLNFHKQQRRLGVVVDEYGEVQGIVTLEDILEEIVGEFEDEQSLENPHVHPQPDGTFVIDGNASLREINRTLGWHLPCDGGPKTLNGLVTEALESIPESAVCLKIGRYRLEILETEDNCASKVLVWTVTR; encoded by the coding sequence ATGGACACACTGCCGTACGCACCGCTCTTCGGCACCCTGGCACTGGCGCTGCTGTGGTCGGCGCTGTTCACCACGGTAGATGCCGCCCGCCTGCAGCTCAATGGCACGCTGCGCCCCCACGAGGACGGCCAGCCCGTGCTCCCGGCCCAAGCCTTGGTGCTTTGCGCCAGCCTGGGCAAGCTGCTGGTGTTGGGCCTGGCCTGCCTGGTCGGCCAGCGCCATAGCGGCGAGCACGGCTTTTGGCTGGCAGGGCTGGCCGCCGCCCTCACCCTGCTGGTGTTTGCCGAATACCTGCCGCGGCGCCTGGCACGGCGCAACCCGCAGGCATGCGTCAACCTGGGTACCAGCCTGCTGAAAGTGCCCCTCGCCCTGATGCAGCCAGTGGCCTGCCTGCTGGACGGTTTCGCCAAGCTGCTCCTGCGCCCGTTTCGCGTGCAACCCACGGCCGTGGCCCTGCACCCGCAGGAAGCCGACGACTTCGACGAAGACGAGGAGCACGAAACACCCCGCCATGGCCTGCTCGACGGCCTGCAGTCGCTGGACAAGATCACCGTCAACGACATCCTGGTACCGCGCAACGAGGTGGACGGCATCAACCTCGACGAGCCGATCGAGCGCATCATCGAGCAGTTGATCGTCAGCCGCCACACCCGCCTGCCGGTCTACCACAACGACATCAACCAGGTCGAAGCCATCCTCAACACCAAGCTGATCAGCCACCTGCTGCCCAAGGGCGAGCTGACCCTGGAGGCACTGCACGGCGCCTGCTACGAACCCTATTTCGTGCCAGAAAGCACGCCCTTGCAAATGCAGCTGCTGAACTTCCACAAGCAACAGCGCCGGCTGGGTGTGGTGGTAGACGAGTACGGCGAGGTGCAGGGCATCGTCACCCTGGAAGACATCCTCGAAGAGATCGTTGGCGAGTTCGAGGACGAACAAAGCCTGGAAAACCCCCACGTACACCCGCAACCCGATGGCACCTTCGTCATCGACGGCAACGCTTCGCTGCGCGAAATCAACCGCACCCTGGGCTGGCACCTGCCCTGCGACGGCGGGCCAAAAACCCTTAACGGGCTGGTTACCGAAGCGCTGGAAAGCATCCCGGAAAGCGCCGTTTGCCTGAAGATCGGCCGCTATCGCCTGGAAATCCTCGAAACAGAGGACAATTGTGCCAGCAAGGTACTGGTGTGGACCGTGACCCGATAG
- a CDS encoding MFS transporter yields the protein MTSSTYAQAPAAPVNSPARVATASFIGTAIEFYDFYVYATAAALVIGPVFFPSGSGTAQMLAAFLTFGIAFLARPLGSALFGHFGDRIGRKSTLVASLLLMGVSTTAIGVLPGYDSIGVWAPIILCLLRFGQGLGLGGEWGGAALLATENAPEGKRAWFGMFPQLGPSIGFLAANGLFLTLALTLSDEQFREWGWRIPFLLSAALVLVGLYVRLKLEESPVFAKAVARHERVKMPVFELFSNYWVPTLLGAAAMVVCYALFYISTVFSLSYGVTTLGYSRETFLGLLCFAVVFMALATPLSAWLSDRYGRKPVLIVGGLLAVASGFTMEPLLTSGSTTGVALFLAIELFLMGVTFAPMGALLPELFPTHVRYTGASAAYNLGGIVGASAAPFFAQKLVSMGGLSWVGGYVSVAAVISLIAVLCLKETRNTEL from the coding sequence ATGACAAGCAGCACCTATGCCCAAGCGCCTGCCGCGCCGGTCAACTCGCCCGCGCGAGTAGCCACTGCCAGCTTCATCGGCACCGCCATCGAGTTCTACGATTTCTACGTGTACGCCACCGCTGCGGCCCTGGTGATCGGCCCGGTGTTCTTCCCGTCCGGGTCGGGCACCGCGCAAATGCTGGCGGCCTTCCTCACCTTCGGCATCGCCTTTCTCGCCCGCCCGCTGGGTTCGGCGCTGTTCGGCCACTTTGGCGACCGCATCGGCCGCAAATCGACCCTGGTTGCCTCGCTGCTGCTGATGGGCGTGTCCACCACGGCCATCGGCGTGTTGCCAGGCTATGACAGCATTGGCGTGTGGGCGCCGATCATCCTTTGCCTGCTGCGCTTTGGCCAGGGCCTGGGCCTGGGCGGTGAATGGGGTGGCGCGGCGTTGCTGGCCACCGAGAACGCCCCGGAAGGCAAGCGCGCCTGGTTCGGCATGTTCCCGCAGCTGGGCCCTTCTATCGGCTTTTTGGCCGCCAACGGCCTGTTCCTGACCCTGGCCCTGACGCTCAGCGACGAGCAGTTCCGTGAATGGGGCTGGCGTATTCCGTTCCTGCTCAGTGCGGCGCTGGTGCTGGTTGGCCTGTATGTGCGCCTGAAGCTCGAAGAAAGCCCGGTATTCGCCAAGGCTGTTGCCCGCCACGAGCGGGTGAAAATGCCAGTGTTCGAGCTGTTTTCCAACTACTGGGTGCCCACCCTGCTGGGCGCTGCGGCGATGGTGGTGTGCTACGCGCTGTTCTATATCTCCACGGTGTTCTCGCTGAGCTATGGCGTGACCACGCTGGGTTACAGCCGCGAGACGTTCCTTGGCCTGCTGTGCTTCGCGGTGGTGTTCATGGCCCTGGCCACGCCATTGTCGGCCTGGCTCAGCGACCGCTACGGGCGCAAGCCGGTGCTGATCGTCGGCGGCCTGCTGGCGGTCGCTTCGGGCTTTACCATGGAACCGCTGCTGACGTCGGGGTCGACGACGGGGGTGGCGTTGTTCCTGGCCATCGAGCTGTTCCTGATGGGCGTGACCTTTGCGCCGATGGGGGCACTGCTGCCTGAACTGTTCCCTACCCACGTGCGTTACACCGGGGCTTCGGCGGCATATAACCTGGGCGGGATTGTCGGGGCCTCGGCGGCACCGTTCTTTGCCCAGAAGCTGGTCAGCATGGGCGGGTTGAGCTGGGTGGGGGGATACGTGTCGGTGGCGGCGGTGATCAGCCTGATTGCGGTGCTGTGCCTTAAAGAGACCCGTAATACCGAGCTGTAA
- the purT gene encoding formate-dependent phosphoribosylglycinamide formyltransferase, producing the protein MTRIGTPLSPTATRVLLCGCGELGKEVVIELQRLGVEVIAVDRYANAPAMQVAHRSHVVNMLDGVALRAVIEAEKPHYIVPEIEAIATATLVELENEGFNVVPTARATQLTMNREGIRRLAAEELDLPTSPYHFADTYEDYAKAVADVGYPCVVKPVMSSSGKGQSLLRSDADLQKSWDYAQEGGRAGKGRVIVEGFIDFEYEITLLTVRHVGGTTFLEPVGHRQEKGDYQESWQPQAMSPKALAESQRVAKAVTDALGGRGLFGVELFVKGDQVWFSEVSPRPHDTGLVTLISQDLSQFALHARAILGLPIPVVRQFGPSASAVILPEGQSQQTSFANLGAALSEPDTAIRLFGKPEINGTRRMGVCLARDESVELARAKATRASQAVKVEF; encoded by the coding sequence ATGACCCGTATCGGAACCCCCTTGTCGCCCACCGCGACCCGTGTACTGCTGTGCGGCTGTGGCGAGTTGGGCAAGGAAGTGGTGATCGAGCTGCAGCGCCTGGGCGTCGAAGTGATCGCCGTCGACCGCTACGCCAATGCCCCGGCCATGCAAGTGGCGCATCGCAGCCACGTGGTCAACATGCTCGATGGCGTTGCCCTGCGTGCGGTGATCGAGGCCGAGAAGCCGCACTATATCGTCCCGGAAATCGAAGCCATCGCCACCGCCACCCTGGTCGAGCTGGAAAACGAAGGTTTCAACGTGGTGCCGACCGCCCGCGCCACGCAGTTGACCATGAACCGTGAAGGCATCCGCCGTCTGGCCGCCGAAGAGCTGGACCTGCCGACCTCGCCGTACCACTTCGCCGACACCTATGAAGACTACGCCAAGGCCGTGGCCGATGTGGGTTACCCGTGCGTGGTCAAGCCGGTGATGAGCTCGTCGGGCAAAGGCCAGAGCCTGCTGCGCAGCGATGCCGACCTGCAGAAGTCGTGGGACTACGCCCAGGAAGGCGGCCGCGCCGGCAAGGGCCGGGTGATCGTCGAGGGCTTCATCGACTTTGAATACGAAATCACCTTGCTGACCGTGCGCCACGTCGGCGGTACCACCTTCCTGGAGCCGGTTGGCCACCGCCAGGAGAAGGGCGACTATCAGGAGTCGTGGCAGCCGCAGGCCATGAGCCCGAAAGCGCTGGCCGAGTCGCAGCGCGTGGCCAAGGCCGTCACCGATGCCCTGGGCGGTCGCGGCCTGTTTGGCGTGGAACTGTTCGTGAAGGGCGATCAGGTGTGGTTCAGCGAAGTGTCGCCGCGCCCGCATGACACCGGCCTGGTCACCCTGATTTCCCAGGACCTGTCGCAGTTCGCTCTGCATGCCCGTGCCATTCTCGGCCTGCCGATTCCGGTGGTGCGTCAGTTTGGCCCGTCGGCGTCGGCGGTGATCCTGCCAGAAGGGCAGTCGCAGCAGACCAGCTTCGCCAACCTGGGTGCAGCGCTGAGCGAGCCGGATACGGCCATTCGCCTGTTCGGCAAGCCGGAAATCAACGGTACCCGCCGCATGGGCGTGTGCCTGGCACGTGACGAGTCGGTCGAGCTGGCGCGGGCCAAGGCGACCCGCGCTTCGCAGGCGGTCAAGGTCGAGTTCTGA
- a CDS encoding VUT family protein: MFYLIAYISSVVLINYAFSSAPHLDIIWSAWGGLVFILRDMVQTRFGHGALVAMLVALVLSYVTSEPAIALASATAFFISELIDWLVFSITRRPLRDRLWLSSALSIPVDTFIFFGMIGALTPAVIGTAMASKFAGVTAVWLAMAFRARRAAVAG; encoded by the coding sequence ATGTTCTATCTGATTGCCTACATCAGCAGCGTAGTGCTGATCAACTACGCCTTCTCCAGCGCCCCGCACCTGGACATCATCTGGTCCGCCTGGGGCGGCCTGGTGTTCATCCTGCGCGACATGGTGCAGACCCGCTTCGGCCATGGTGCCCTGGTTGCCATGTTGGTGGCCCTGGTGCTGTCCTATGTCACCTCCGAGCCGGCCATCGCCCTGGCCAGCGCCACCGCGTTTTTCATTTCCGAGCTGATCGACTGGCTGGTGTTCAGCATTACCCGCCGGCCGCTGCGCGATCGCCTGTGGCTCAGCTCGGCGCTGAGCATCCCGGTGGATACCTTCATCTTTTTCGGCATGATCGGCGCCCTGACTCCGGCGGTGATCGGCACCGCCATGGCGTCGAAGTTCGCCGGTGTCACTGCCGTATGGCTGGCCATGGCATTTCGCGCCCGACGGGCCGCCGTCGCCGGTTGA
- a CDS encoding DUF1289 domain-containing protein, whose protein sequence is MMSNVVERPVASPCVSICALDEQDICTGCQRTVAEIGRWGRMDNDERRAVLKLCHERAVEAGLIL, encoded by the coding sequence ATGATGAGTAATGTGGTAGAGCGGCCGGTGGCCTCGCCGTGCGTAAGCATTTGCGCGCTGGACGAGCAGGACATCTGCACCGGCTGCCAGCGTACCGTGGCAGAGATTGGCCGCTGGGGGCGGATGGACAACGATGAGCGCCGGGCGGTGCTCAAGCTTTGCCATGAACGGGCAGTAGAGGCCGGGCTGATCCTGTAG
- a CDS encoding gamma carbonic anhydrase family protein has translation MKYRLGDLRVESHPTSWAAPNATLIGNVRLQANASVWFGAVLRGDNELIDIGEGSNVQDGTVMHTDMGSPLTLGKGVTVGHNAMLHGCTVGDYSLVGINAVILNGARIGKHCIIGANALIAEGKEIPDGSLVMGSPGKVVRELTEQQKRMLEASAAHYVHNAQRYAQELVVDDE, from the coding sequence ATGAAATACCGCCTGGGCGACCTGCGGGTCGAAAGCCACCCCACCAGTTGGGCCGCACCCAACGCCACGCTGATCGGCAACGTGCGCCTGCAAGCCAATGCCAGCGTGTGGTTTGGCGCGGTGCTGCGCGGGGATAACGAGCTGATCGATATCGGCGAAGGCAGTAACGTGCAGGATGGCACGGTGATGCATACCGACATGGGCTCGCCGCTGACCCTGGGCAAGGGCGTGACCGTTGGTCACAACGCCATGCTGCACGGCTGCACCGTGGGCGACTACAGCCTGGTCGGTATCAATGCCGTAATCCTCAACGGCGCGCGCATTGGCAAGCACTGCATCATCGGTGCAAATGCACTGATCGCCGAGGGCAAGGAAATCCCCGACGGTTCACTGGTGATGGGCTCGCCCGGCAAGGTAGTACGTGAATTGACCGAGCAGCAGAAGCGCATGCTTGAAGCCAGCGCCGCGCATTACGTGCACAATGCCCAGCGTTATGCGCAGGAGCTGGTGGTTGATGATGAGTAA